In Amia ocellicauda isolate fAmiCal2 chromosome 5, fAmiCal2.hap1, whole genome shotgun sequence, a genomic segment contains:
- the LOC136750292 gene encoding LOW QUALITY PROTEIN: thioredoxin reductase 1, cytoplasmic-like (The sequence of the model RefSeq protein was modified relative to this genomic sequence to represent the inferred CDS: inserted 1 base in 1 codon) translates to MSSEEIQDPLGCASAGGKREREIVQDLLCQNHVVIFRTTSCHLSAQVIELFRSIGVPYASVDLDKREDKHEIRQGLWQLTQQRELPSVFVNKKHIGDWEKTAQAHREGKLQALLDMSEVNPTPDFYDYDLLVIGGGSGGLAAAKEAAGYGKKVLVLDYVTPTPKGTRWGLGGTCVNVGCIPKKLMHQAALLGQALRESRKYGWEFKEKVTHNWGLLRQAVQKHVSSLSFSYRQALMDTNVTYLDAFGELVGPHTVKTKTSQGKETYHTAAVFIIATGERPRYLGLPGDKEYCITSDDLFSLPHCPGRTLVVGASYVALECAGFLXGLGLDVTVMVHSIVLRGFDQKMAKKVEQDMDLHGVNFLHHFVPTKIQQMEEGSPGTLKVTAMSTDGTETIEEQYNTVLLAIGRDGCTRNIGLESVGVKFNERTGKVPVNEEEQTNVPHIYAIGDVLEGRLELTPVAIQAGRLLARRLYGRQSTKCDYTNVPTTIFTTMEYGACGLSEERASEKYGEDNIEVYHSYFWPLEWTVPARDKNSCYAKIICHTEDNDRVVGLHILGPHAGEITQGFAAAMKCGLTKQQLDSTIGIHPVCAEVFTTLTKRTAEVLRMGGC, encoded by the exons ATGTCCAGTGAAGAAATCCAAGATCCCCTGGGTTGTGCCAGTGCAGgagggaaaagagagagagaaattgttCAAGACCTCCTGTGCCAGAACCACGTTGTAATCTTCAGGACAACGTCATGCCACCTCTCCGCACAG GTGATAGAGCTTTTCAGATCAATTGGAGTTCCTTATGCATCTGTGGATCTAGATAAGAGAG AAGACAAGCATGAGATCCGGCAAGGGCTTTGGCAACTTACTCAACAGAGGGAACTGCCCAGTGTGTTTGTCAACAAGAAACACATAGGAGATTGGGAGAAAACTGCACAG GCCCACAGAGAAGGAAAGCTGCAGGCCCTTCTTGACATGAGCGAGGTGAATCCTACCCCTGACTTCTACGACTATGATCTGCTGGTCATTGGAGGAGGATCGGGCGGACTTGCAGCTGCCAAG GAAGCTGCAGGCTATGGGAAAAAAGTTCTTGTCCTAGACTATGTGACTCCTACTCCCAAGGGAACAAGATGGG GCCTCGGAGGTACATGTGTCAACGTGGGCTGTATCCCCAAAAAACTGATGCATCAGGCGGCCCTTTTAGGACAAGCACTACGCGAGTCAAGGAAGTATGGCTGGGAGTTTAAGGAGAAAG TTACACACAACTGGGGTCTCCTGAGACAGGCGGTGCAGAAACACGTCAGCTCTTTGAGCTTCAGTTACCGCCAGGCTCTGATGGACACCAATGTCACCTACCTGGATGCCTTTGGGGAGCTGGTTGGCCCTCACACTGTCAAG ACGAAAACCAGTCAAGGGAAGGAGACATATCACACAGCGGCTGTCTTTATCATTGCCACAGGAGAGAGGCCAAGATACTTAGGATTACCAGGCGACAAGGAGTATTGTATTACCAG TGATGACCTGTTCTCCCTGCCTCACTGTCCTGGCCGCACACTGGTGGTAGGGGCCTCCTATGTGGCTCTGGAGTGCGCTGGCTTCC GGGGGCTGGGCCTCGACGTCACAGTCATGGTCCACTCCATTGTGCTCAGGGGCTTCGACCAGAAGATGGCCAAGAAGGTCGAGCAGGACATGGACCTGCATGGGGTCAACTTCCTCCACCACTTTGTACCCACAAAG ATCCAACAGATGGAGGAGGGCAGTCCTGGGACACTGAAGGTGACCGCCATGTCCACGGATGGGACAGAGACCATCGAGGAACAGTATAATACC GTGTTGTTGGCAATAGGGAGGGATGGTTGCACCCGTAATATTGGCCTCGAATCTGTAGGAGTGAAGTTCAATGAGAG GACAGGGAAGGTCCCCGTCAATGAAGAAGAGCAGACAAACGTGCCGCACATCTACGCCATCGGGGATGTGCTGGAGGGTCGACTAGAGCTCACCCCTGTGGCCATCCAGGCTGGCCGGCTCCTGGCACGGAGGCTGTATGGGCGGCAGAGCACCAAG TGTGATTACACCAATGTCCCCACAACCATCTTCACTACGATGGAGTACGGGGCTTGTGGATTGTCTGAGGAGAGGGCCAGCGAGAAGTATGGAGAAGACAACATAGAG GTTTACCACAGTTATTTCTGGCCTTTGGAATGGACAGTGCCAGCCAGGGACAAAAACTCCTGCTATGCAAAGATCATCTGTCACACAGAAGATAAT GATCGGGTTGTGGGTCTCCACATCCTGGGCCCCCATGCAGGAGAGATCACCCAGGGCTTTGCAGCTGCAATGAAGTGTGGGCTGACCAAGCAACAGCTGGACAGCACCATTGGCATCCATCCGGTGTGCGCTGAG GTGTTTACCACCCTGACGAAACGCACTGCAGAGGTGTTGAGGATGGGTGGCTGCTGA